AGGTGCTGGACGCAGGAGAAGAACAGGACTCCTCTAGAAAACGTCAGATCCTGGCGAGACGACCGTCATATCGCAAGATTCTCAATGAACTAGGTGGAGGTGAGATATCAGGTGAGGGAGGGAGGGTCTGTATGAAGTAAGAGTAATTTTCCTGAAAATGGTAGAGTGCCTAGGAGGGGAACTGCATCTTCAGTGATGTCTTGGCATTTGCATTGCAGATCAAGGGTTCAGTAATGAATTAGTGCCGTATTGTAGGAAAATACAGCATCATTATTACAATTAAGTGGAAAAGTGTCTTAATTGCTCAttgattcattttattgaataagATGCACATGTTAATCATAGATCAGATCAAATCGATCTATAATTATGCAGTTAAAGTTGTGTGTAAACAAGGTATATTAATCATGCATTTTTGTCTTTTGGTGGTTGTAGTATAGGCTACAAACATCTATTCATAGGTTGTTCTTAAAAAATTTAGCAATCCCAATTAATTTTACTTGGGAATTTACTTTTGGTTGTAGTATTTATTGAAAACAGGCAGTAAGGAATTCAGTTTTGGTtgtaatatttatcaaaaacagCCAGTAGTGAATtgggtgaaatataaagaaaaaaatctaattgtGGTGTGTAAGGATCAGGTTCCCATAGGTCAGGATGTTAAGAGGAGAAGCAGATAGGAAGCAGTATTATTGTTTTTGAAAGTGAAGAGTATGGGACATGTAGATATGTAGCTTCAAATTTCAGAGCTCGCATTTGAACATTTTATTAGCGATGGTTTTGCTATACAGCCAAGTAGCGGTAAAATCCCTGCCTACTGTTTTCATTTACACCTGCTATTTTGCTATTGAGTAGTTTAACTGGGCCatcaagttttatttatacaatcCTAGGGGTATTCTTAAAGTTTAAAAATGGTGCTTAATAAAGAAGTTGGATCCTTTGGTAGATGGAGACCAAAGTGAATGATAGAAAAGTGAAAGTGAGCAAAATAATCATCATTGGAGTAGTAAATGCTCCAAAGAACAAAAAGTATTGGTTACAGCATGTCTGTCAAGGCACAAAGCTTGGATTACCCATTGTGGGGAAGCCCTTTTGAGAGTGCTTTGTCTACTTTTGCCAATTTTGGgtttaattactgaaaattaaattgagTGATTGTTTATGGAATACTGAAAATTACATAGACATTACTTACCTGTATGGGTGGGAGAGCTTGTATGTAAAAgccaaagggaattttttgtaTGGCAAATCTGAATAACTGGGGAAATTGTACCAGGTAAAAAGTGACTGACAGTGAGGTGATAGGAATGAAGGAGAAGAGATTTCCTTGCACTTGAATACAGTAAACAATATTGATTGACAAATGGTAGTGCCAGTGTCCCATAGGGAACCAACTGCAGTATGTTatgttttcaaaatgttaaatcacaatCAGATTAATTTAAATGGTGTAAGTGTTCCTATTGGATAAGGACtggattttgttttatgtatttaatacaGTAAATACTTGTTTCAGAATGAAGGGATTTAACATACACTATGTATAACTTTGACAAATGATTGTGTATAAACTAGCATATGTCTGTGGGAAGAATGAGGAAGTTGTATTTGAAGCTTGAGCAGCGCTGTAATGGAATAGTGATGTGTGCTATGCTCACCAGCCTTTTGTTGCTTATCATGCtctaaaaacattcattttcatttacagtgttAATAGAATGAAATCGTCCTTCAACTTCAAACACTTTATCTACTCTTAAGAGTCTCTCCTAGATTAACTAAGGCTGTTTGAAATTGGTGATAATTTGTGTTTCCTCAAACTGGGAGTTGCACTTTCTCTGGAGTGTTTGTGCAGTGTTATTTGTCTACATCATTCAACCATTTTCCAAGCATTCCTAGCCTTGCTACACTATGAAGAGATTTGTCGTGAGCAATGCACTATTGAGAGGTACattttagagttttatttttggtaGACAGGAGTCTTTTACCAGGGTGAAGAGGGATTGCCTCATTTGGGGTTAGATTATGCATTCGTTCAATATTGCTATGATGTTGGAAAATAACCTAATGGGACCACATTTATAACATGTTGTACTGTACAGATTTATGAATagtatagatttattttgagagagTTCATGTGGGAAGTTTTAAAATACAGTACCCATATGATCTGCATTTCTAAAATTGTTTTGCAGTTTATGCTCTTAACTGCCATTTTCTACTAGTGggaattttatttccattcaccTCCATATTCAGTGGCTACATTGATTCGAGTAAAATTAGACTTATTTAAATTATGTCTGGAACATAGGATCATAACAGCCAACAATGAAATGGCTGTATTAactgttgtgtgtttttttttttttttttttttttttttttttttttttttgcgatgtaGTAACTTGTCAGTTAGAACGTCATAgatttgttttactgtattacAGTAATTAATGTGGGTAACTTGTAGATTTTAAAATATAGGGGCACTCTACTAAATTGAACTTTTCATAACTaccgaggaaattacatgaaggGTGGGATAAACCAGCAACTGGTTTTcagcatttttaaagtttttttgaaTTAGGTTTGCAAACAGGTAAAGTTTGAAATAAAGCAAGTGTCTCCAACATGAGAATACATTGTTCATATATAGATGCATTTGTTAGAATGAAATTCTTAGCAAATGTAATTTGATGTTGGCAGACAAAGGTGACGCTGGTAGCTCTGATTCCTCACAAGACGAACCAACGGGAACAGTGACCATTGGTGGGCAGCAGTATCAGACGGCAGGTTTGTTGAAAGGTCCGTCCGCTTATCGTGCGTTCACCTTGCCTTTGGAAAACAAGAATCAATAGTGAGATTTTGTTGCAAAAGAATTTGTTCTTCCAAATCAGATATCTTTATAGCagttgaaatattgaaaatttaatgaaaaaaaaattttaaaccattCAAAGACAATGTTAACCATGTTTCTTCAgatattttgtttagtttccaATCCTTAGTATTGATAGGTGACTAATTATTTGACATGGAAGCATGCTTTAATTTTACTCGCATAAATATGAAAGCATATCTGTTTAGATGAGTACTTCAGATTGATTTGGATGTATTTAAGGAGATGGAGAAATTCACGCTTTGATTCTTGTCTTCCTTGATTATAGACAACTTCTTGTCTTCCTAATCTTCTGAAGAAGAAATCATGAGTACTTAATATGCTGTCTAATGTAAAAGATCTTGGTCCTTCTCCAATTGTGCTAGTACCACATTCTGGAAGTTAATCATGGAAGAGGAAAATCCTAGATCTAGGTAAACTTGTTTCATTAGTTGGAATTGTTGTTTGATGTTCTTGCCATACACATGGTTCAAGTTGAAGGATCCTGAGTTATAGGGGAAGCCAGTGTTTATATGTTAcagatttttaatttaatgtgACTGTTATACATGGGAATGTGTCAAAAAAAGGTTTGACATGAAATTGTAGTGCCCGCTGTCAGTTGACCAGCTCAGAAGGTGTCTTCAGGAAATCTGTTTTATCTGTACCctaagtattttgtatttttcatttacccTTGCCATattttagtgtgtatatatatatatatatatatatatatatatatatatatatatatatatatatatatatatatatatatatatatatatatatatatatatatatatatatatatatatataatatatatatatatatatatatttttttttttttagcaaaacagctttttttttagtatagCTTTTGCTTAAGTGAGTTGTACACTCCAAGAGATTTTAGTTGAAATGTTGGCTAAATTTAAACTAAGGTGATTGTTAAATATTGTGTTTGGAGGATAGTTATTTGTAGGTAAGCTAGTGATAAACTGTATACCTCAAGTTCATATCTACAACAAATTTAAGTATTGTTTGGTTTTATTAAGTTTTGAATTTTACAGCCCTAGGGCATTGTGATAATTTCTCGGTCATAAACGTAACCAGATATGGAAGGGGGACATAATTGGATGTtggattttatgtaaaaatatattttagagttgaatgttaattttattttggtagtACGTATAGCTGATTTAAGTTTACTCTGTAGTTTggtatttactaattttattcaCACATCTCTTGAGAAATTTTTGGTTACATTACTTATCCTGATGTTAAATACTTATCCTGATGTTAAATGTTTGATGATTATGGCATgacgttatttttttccttttttactgtcaCCGATAATGCTGTAGCAGTTTATTGGTAGAGTTGTTGAATTCATAATGTCAAGACATTTTTAGTAGTACATGAAATCACCTTTacactctttttctctccatttcacagTAAATCATTGTGTGCTTGTTATGCTATATTGTAGTGttcattattttatgcttgaGAAACAGTGCTTTGCTTAACGTTAACTCCTAATCAAAGAAGATTGATGAAAAGATGTTGGATGTTTTTATACGAGTAAATTTCTTGTTGCCCCATAATATATCTGTTGTGGAGTTGCCCCTGCCCATTACTGATGTTTTGTGTAGACCTTTTGCTTGGAATGGCTTTCTCAAAAATGTGCTTTTGTTTAGGCTTAGTTAATTTTGTTCCATACATTGGTGTCATTTTGGTGAGcgattaatattctttatttttaaggcttaatattctttatttctgaggcttaatttttcataagttgccaGCTTTCTAGATATTGCAAGTTATAATCAACATCCATAGATGTCATATATGATGCAGTGGTAGGggtgtatttatgtaaatttatggtATTACAGTGATCCAGTATAAATTGATCATTTTGAATGATTGTTCCTTAAACTTAGTAGGTTATAATAGAAAATAGTAATAGGGTAATGTTACTTAGTGTTACATAAGTTCATTTGTGGTAAACTGTTTCAAATTATTAAGGTTAATAAAACTAGTTACATATCTAAGCTCTCATAGGGGCTGGAGGATGAATTTTTCTGACGTTTGAGAATTAGGTCAGGATTTAGTGAAGGTAATGTGACTAAGCAAGGGTGAGAAAGTTATAGAGGGGGTgttgaattttaataatgaacCTGTGAATTAGTGTAATTCTTCACATATTTCatgtgttgtggtgtagaatatatagggaaattagatagaaaagagaaaaagaaatgaaagagagagaaatatagaagagagaaaaagttaggatttctcttttctatctaatttccctatatattctacaccacaacacatGTATATTTGAAATTGGTAAGTAATAGATTATTTACTTCGTTACTTACTAGATAGTTACATTAATGCAGATCTCTCGGGTACATTTAATATGTTGCTGGGTTACCACAAACATTTGCTATCGTAGCATTTAAGGATATCAACTTTAcaggcctttattattattttgtaacttttttgaagtATTAGTGGGAGCCCTGAAATCTTTTCTTGTACTGAATGAGTTTTCTAAAGGTTTTTGTTCTCAAGAAATTGAAAATGGTagttgtgtattttatattagtaATATGTAACTTGAAGTTAGCAACGTTATGATGCAAGGTTAAATTCATAAGCAAATTTGACTGGAGTTGATATTTTAAGTGCGAAGTAGTTCTTTTGCAGACTTCAGCCATTagcttttatatattgtaatgtgaaATGATAGTTTCAGTATTTCACTGTGGTACCTCTCTTGCTTACAGTGATTCCTGCTGGGAGTCTACAACTAAGTGGCCAAGGGAGTGACGGCCTTCAAACCATCGCTATGACAAATGCTGCTACCGCTGGTGGAGCCATTGTACAATATGCACAAGGCTCAGATCCACAGTTCATTGTTCCTGGTGAGACAGACTTTATAGTTGCTGTTAATATTATAAACTTAGTACAGTAATAGCATATGTTCTATGTACAAATATTTGAAGTGGTTAGGCTGATTGTATATGTCAGACTAGTCACACTTAAGGTTGTTAACACGAAGTTAACATAAGATGAAAGTATCTTTCATAAGCCCTTCATACTGCTTGTAAGTTCATAAACTCATTAAAACTCAAAGTTGTAATCTTGTTGAGCATGATACTTGGGCTGTTACCTCATACAAAGTAATATGGTCTGCCTGTTGCACTGTACTACATTTACTTAGCAGCATATGGTTAGTCTTCTGTACTttactttgttaattttcctcttttccatttGGCTGGGTAAATGAAGTAGTTTCAACTTAAACTTTTTGTCAGGTACTCAAGTACAAATCATTAGgggttaaataattaaatacaaaaattttacacaATGATCTGGTTAAATAGCTGTATTATCTTTAAAGTGAtcctttataattttgatttggTTTTGCCTTGTGCATAATATGGACAGTTGCCACAAGTGACCTGAGTGGATTGAAGATAGCTACTAGCACTGGTGCAGGAGGTTTAACGCAAGGAGTAGTTCTCGCAACAGAGTCAAGTGTACACAGAGGTGATCAAATGGCTGAGGAAGCCACCCGCAAGCGTGAGATCAGACTTATGAAAAACAGGTGAGGGACAATAAATACTTTTCACGTTAAAAACTTCTCATGTCATTATACTTAATGTGCACTCACCAACAAAACTGAAGCAACTGTTTCCTTTAATGTTCAAGACACATATTGTTCACtaatgcaacatctggcaacttcaGTCGTATGTTTGTTGTTTGCCTGATTCCCCATAACTTTAAATCATTAAGATTCGACAAAAGCTCTGGAATCATTTGTTATTAGTCTTAGTTTCACTTGTCTTTGAGCTCTTCATTAATACAGTTTTTTGTTTCGGTAATTCTGTAAACCTGACTTTCAGTAATTGAATTTGCCCAGAAAACTTTCTTCAGATGTAAACATTACCAGTTTCTTGATTTTCATCAGCACCCATTAATGTACATAGCAGGGATAGTGAGAAGGTTTTTGAAAGGGAGGCATTAAACCgtattttatgaaaaacatttattataacattaAGAGTGTACAGTAATTAGAACGAGAAAAATAGGGAACCCAGTGAAAAAAGTGTTACATTGCTCAGACCTACAAAACTCATGACTGTTGTCAGAGTTGGCAAACAATTGGTTGAAATCATCATTTGTGAAATCATGCTGTAATTACAGGCAAGTTATTAATGTAAACAACCATCAATCGCCATTTATTAAGTGTAATGGAGACTCGATAAGTACTGTACCATTATTggtattaaaagaataaagaaatagaatatgcATGTAATTTGGTACTAAAAACGGGGGCTCAAGATGCTTGATGGTTAAATGTTTCAATGTTTCGCCAGAGCTTTTGGTAGCTGTGAAGAACACAAACGTAAACAAAGGATGTTGTAGTAAAGTGGACaggttttctcttttaattatcaGTAATATTTGTGATTTGCAGGTTAGTGTACACTGCACcgatattgtatatattttgtagacTTACAAATTTATAATCCAATGCTAACTTAACcttgaaatgagagaattttagGCTAACTAGGCCTAAGGCAAGCATAACCTAATGTAGTGTATGATTCCAAAATTAGCCTAGGCCTACATAAACTTAGTCTAGCCTGGACGATATTTGCCAAAATCTTGACTCGAATGTTACATGGGCTACAATCAGGGATTTTTGGGGTAAAAAAAGGAGGGTTGAATATTAAATGGGGTCAAACATTACACAAGTAAATACAGTACCCCAACCtttacctttttatatttatgctagcATGATGGTAATAGTATTAATGGGGGTTATGATTCTTGACAACATCAAAGTCAGGAGGGTGGGGCAGTAGGTACATAATGTAACATCCAGTGACTTGTTTTCCCACCCAAAGTTCTTGGGCTCCTCGCATCAGAGACATTCTTGCTGATTTAACTAGTTTTGTTCAACCTCTTAGTTGTTACAACATATACTACCACTTATGCCCGCTAATTTTTAACActgaaatacaaacataaatatagaGAAACCTAGAGCAATTATCATTTTCACTtatgatgatgtaataataataataatgtaataataataatagtgttcaTAAAGGAAAATGAGTATATGTTGTTGTAATATGGAGTACCACAACCAGAAATCTACATTCTGTATTACAAGTGTGTCTGAACGAATCCATCTAAAATTTCAATTTCTTCGTACATATATGGTGTTATCAGGTATCCAAGTGTTTTAGTCTTGCAGATTTACTTTTATggtcatattctagagtaaatttaataagattatgcattttcagaaaaaaaaaaacttataaattcaATGAAAACTGTTGCTTAACAACTGGTGCTGAGTGTACATTTAGGTTTAACTTTTAAACACCAAACTTTTACATTAGGAGCAATAATATTACCCTGTCTTCAAGTGTACCAAAATGAATAATCAGTTCAGTTGTCTGACTCGTGGGTATTTCATGAGTAGCCCTACTACCCAGTTCTTGAATGTAGAACAACACTGATAATTTGTGAGAAGTTGCAATATATTAAAGATACTAATGtgatcattaagaaaaaattctttggGCTAGCCATGTGAGAGCTAGTGTTAACTCAATGGTCTGGCTAAACTTAGTAATAATGATCTCCACTACGAGGTCCTTGTATTTTGTCTTGAGCTGTGCATGGTAAATAGTACTGAAGGttctttttcatcaatttttgcCTAGCTTCCCAACTAACTTTGTAGTTCAAACTTTCAGTTCTCAAGAACAAAGCCTTTGGGGGATCagtttttaaaatacagtattaatattctagcacattctttttttcattttctgattatttGGTAATTATAAGAATGTGTATAATTTGAAGCAGGCTACCTTTTGTGTCTTGAAGAAAGAATAAGGTTTGAGGCAGATGACAATAGAGTGGGCTTAtccttttttggattttaagaTGTAAGTGTTTTGAAACCCTTGAACTTGCATATTTGAAAGGACTTGTATCAAAGAAGGAAGATTGTTTgttcaggtttttattaaaatatttcttttattatcaggGAAGCTGCAAGAGAGTGCCGAGCCAAAAAGAAAGAGTACATCAAATGCCTTGAGAACAGAGTTGCTGTCTTGGAGAACCAAAATAAAGCCTTGATCGAAGAACTGAAAACACTGAAGGCTCTTTACTGCCAAAATAGTTGATAGCAGAGCGTAAGTGAATTTGTCTCCCTCTAATCTTTGCGCAGTGATAATAGCTCCGAGCAGCAGTTTCAACCTTGAAATTAAGGTTAATTGTGCCAGCAAAACCATAGCTGCTGTTGTCTATTAACTGGATGGCTCTAAAATGTTTGCCAGCTGCTCTCATAGACTTAAAGACACAAAATGCCCTTGGCTGAAATTTTAAACCATTGTTGGAATGTGATTTCACATGAGTAATGGTAAGCTTGGTATTACATTTCATGAGGTTTATCCATGATACTGActgcaatttttttccatttcttcatacCATTGAAGAACTGGAAATTTCCTCGTTGAAAACCTCGATTAAAGGTTTGTAGGAACATTTTTGGAAACAGAACTCATTGTAATCTGAGAAAATGTCCAAGCGCGAATCACTGTTTGTGATAATGTGACTGAATTGTTACAGAGTAATAAGGAAATTTTAGTTATGGTCAGCGTGTCTCAGGCATTTGACCAGTAATGAGAAGTGTCCTTGCGTCTGTAGAGTACTGCATGCCAATGTAAGGCAAGAAGTACAGTTTTGTTGTGCATACATCAACTGTGGAAGAACAGCTGATGCATCATGGTGATACTTGTAACATGGTTTATTTTCATAAGTAGAAAGGTATATTCCTAGCTATTGGCATGAATAGGTTTTGCTCACTATTTCCATATCATTGGCCATCTGCAATTTATTTTTGGCTTAGCTGAAATGTGTGCAAAACttgatgcattttattttcatgaccatTTCATAACTTatctgtaaatgaataaaaaaaatttctgtaatatCTTGAGTGATAAAAGATGTTACTTGGTATTAACATATTCCACCAACTTTAaggattttaaagtaattttttgtacagtgtaattatcaatttttttttttttttttttttgtgcagtacAGAGTATTTCCCTGACAGTAAATGGAGTCTGTGGGATATTTATATAGTTGAATCGTATTTTGTCAATCAATTGTTATCATGATTTGCTAGTCAATTAATGCGATTTAGAATCGCTGAATATATTACCTTAGTGTATTTGCCATATTTTTGTGGAGGATGTGTTCATTGATAAAAATTTTAGGAGCCACTGGAAACCTCTAACCTCAATCCTCAATTAGAAGAGGTTTAATGGATGTTTTATGGAAGAATTCTTGACATATTTCATTGCCTGTGTCATTTTTTCACTCACTTATTGTCCTAACACTTCATCATATGTAGAATTTGACTTTTTCAAAAACTTCACCAGTATTGGATTTTAATCACAGGCATAAACATAATTTATCTCATTTGAGGGTATAAGGCCCCTAATCATCCCCTGAGGacatagatttttattttgagacaatttatattttttaatagactGCCCTGTTTTACTAACCAAAAATGGTAATGGTTAATTTTTGATCACATTGCACTTTGTCACAGCAACAATTGGTAGCCTccctactttatttttttcttaatacaaaGTTGTTACTttaggataaataagaaaagaaagctgTGAACATGCTGGAAAGTATAAACCATTAGTGTGCTGAAGTATGAAACTAATTTAAACGCTACAACTCATACATGTGCAGATTACTTTGTGTTAATCctccaaaaataatttgttttcatgttATGCACTGTAATTGTTTCTGTAACATCTTTTAAAATGCAGTATTCATGGATGAGGAAACCCAAAGTTAGTGCATTTTAGCCATCACTACTGCTATAACAGTAATGTAGATATAATACATAAAGCAGACTACTATCATGGCAAGTTAATCTTACTTTATCTCTTTAAAACTTAAATGCTACCTTGATAGGtcggttgtctggttaaactgtaATCTCAACAAGGCTTAAACTTGAtgctgctgtattttttttttcttagagtcCCATAAAGAGGTTTTGATtctttactaatattattattattatcatcatcattattatcaacagGTGGTTCGACCAGACACTTAGAAATGTTTCTTGATCAGGTACTTATGAGAGTGATCCTTTCATAAAATGGGCATGAAATTTGTCATGTGAGCAGTGCCTttggggtttattttttttcaaaaatttcttataatataatatattggaTGAAAGTTCATTTTCTTGTGCTTTGCTGATGCTCAGTTAcagtactatatatttatttaaattttttaatcagtGAAGTGTAAGGCTCACGTTAAATACCCTTTGCATGTATAGATGAACTGTAATGTGTAAAgtttaacatattttaatttttattaacatcttTTGAGTAATCAGAGACTGATGTAGTGCAACTGGTAAATTTGAATGTGGAGGGTTTTTGGCTTAGGAAAAGATGTAAAGTTGAAACTGAAACAAGCAGTGTCTCTCATATACAATTTCCTCATACTTTTGCCATAATAGTGgccttttgtcttttttctcaAGTTTAAATATGACTGCTCAAAATGTTGGTGgtttgtgtacaaaaaaaaatgattgctGTTTCACCTGTGTTATAAACTCTTACATCTAGATAAATGTGCAACTTCATTGTGTAAGAGTATAAAGCAATTCCAAAGACCACTTCACCTGCTATAGGCAGAGGCTTTTTTGACTGAAAATGATTGTTCAAAGTAGcatctgcagcagcagcagcagcagcagcacactACACACCAGATGAAGAATTCTGTTGTCTGTCAGTATATGAATTTTACTTGTATAACTGATCATCTTCCCAGTGAGAGTTTATGGCTGAAGTGATGCATAAAACCTTATGTACTTAAAAGATTGTAAAGTGTATACTCTGTACTCTCAATTTTGTGTGCATTTCTTTACTAAGTGTACATCTTGATTACTAGAGAATTTTTTACAAGTAAATTACTGTATGGTTTCTGTGTAGTCCTACTTGAAAAGTTTATCAGTTTCATGCTTTCGTCAAGTAACAGAATTTGTGAATAAAAGCaagtgtttaaagtttttttattactttgataTTGAAAGTACAGTgccactaaaaaaataattaagcaattgtagtaattactgaaatatctGGATAGTTGAAGATGATCAGTTTTATAACGGCATTACTTTATGGATGTGACATATGatttaatgttttgtaaatattaatatagGATTGCAAATGTGTTGTAAACATGATTGCCTGAAGGAAGAAGATAAGTATTTTTGAACATTAAAATGTTGTTGAATAAACGTTAGTTTTTCCTCATTAACCAAACAGCACTTGGAACAACACTCGAGTCATCCACCAGAAACGGAAGGTGGTCAACTTCTCATAATAAGTGGAAAAATAATGTACTGTGAATTTATAAGGGGCCAAGAAATT
Above is a window of Macrobrachium rosenbergii isolate ZJJX-2024 chromosome 32, ASM4041242v1, whole genome shotgun sequence DNA encoding:
- the CrebB gene encoding cAMP-responsive element modulator isoform X15, which produces MRKFVQDQRMDGVDGGAGGGSGSNGDPLATVNEGGGGGGGSSAGGGASMPAVSTVFVTIPQTAVVSAKGIQSVIQQPSQPSVIQSTALQTVQISKGNVILLKQPPNSVIQSAGGGNLPAVQVLDAGEEQDSSRKRQILARRPSYRKILNELGGVIPAGSLQLSGQGSDGLQTIAMTNAATAGGAIVQYAQGSDPQFIVPVATSDLSGLKIATSTGAGGLTQGVVLATESSVHRGDQMAEEATRKREIRLMKNREAARECRAKKKEYIKCLENRVAVLENQNKALIEELKTLKALYCQNS
- the CrebB gene encoding cyclic AMP-dependent transcription factor ATF-1 isoform X13 codes for the protein MDGVDGGAGGGSGSNGDPLATVNEGGGGGGGSSAGGGASMPAVSTVFVTIPQTAVVSAKGIQSVIQQPSQPSVIQSTALQTVQISKGNVILLKQPPNSVIQSAGGGNLPAVQVLDAGEEQDSSRKRQILARRPSYRKILNELGGDKGDAGSSDSSQDEPTGTVTIGGQQYQTAVIPAGSLQLSGQGSDGLQTIAMTNAATAGGAIVQYAQGSDPQFIVPVATSDLSGLKIATSTGAGGLTQGVVLATESSVHRGDQMAEEATRKREIRLMKNREAARECRAKKKEYIKCLENRVAVLENQNKALIEELKTLKALYCQNS
- the CrebB gene encoding cyclic AMP-dependent transcription factor ATF-1 isoform X10, coding for MDGVDGGAGGGSGSNGDPLATVNEGGGGGGGSSAGGGASMPAVSTVFVTIPQTAVVSAKGIQSVIQQPSQPSVIQSTALQTVQISKGNVILLKQPPNSVIQSAGGGNLPAVQVLDAGEEQDSSRKRQILARRPSYRKILNELGGDKGDAGSSDSSQDEPTGTVTIGGQQYQTAGLLKVIPAGSLQLSGQGSDGLQTIAMTNAATAGGAIVQYAQGSDPQFIVPVATSDLSGLKIATSTGAGGLTQGVVLATESSVHRGDQMAEEATRKREIRLMKNREAARECRAKKKEYIKCLENRVAVLENQNKALIEELKTLKALYCQNS